A region of the Falco biarmicus isolate bFalBia1 chromosome 10, bFalBia1.pri, whole genome shotgun sequence genome:
TTATTACACTGGAAGGGACAGGGCAATTGACTTAGTGTGCAGcaagttttctttaaatgcaattcattttttgtggtttgcGTTTTTATACCTACATTTGATAACGGACTTATGAAGCCACTTCATATTTTAAGGCCTTACACAGCACTAGGAGAAGGCTTTAACCAGGAAATTGAGGCAAGGCATTTTAGAACAAAAGTGGGAGTCAACTGTTAACCTCTTTAGAAACCTACCTAGTTTTCAGCATACTTGACAATTTGGCCATACTTAATATACTTAAGCTAGGACTTAAAAAATGGCTAACTATATCAGGTTCCAAAACAACTGTTTCTGCAAGTCTCACCCATTTAGATCTTTTTTGCAAATTCCATGCTTATAGGTGGTTGGGATTTTCAGGGGGAGTGTGTGGTGGGGGTGTTTTTGTCTTTGAACAGgaaactaaaattaaaactcTAAGCAATTACTTGTGCCAAAAGTATGGTAAGCAACAGGgcttcttactgcttttttttgcctccaagacagggaagggaaaaaaccccaacccttcCTGACCCCATTCCCTTAAATATAAGGATAAGCCTTATATATAAGGTATAGCTGTAAGGACATAGTAATCTGGAGTATGGAGAAAACACCAGTCTTTCCTAGGCTACAGGTTGTCCTTGAATAATACAGCAGAATTTTGttgagaggctttttttttttgtggttatcAAAGGAGGATGACACCTGATTGGCTAGGAATCAGTTTTTCTACCTGGAATGACAATCATCTTAGAGCACAAGGTTAAACTGGCAATTTGAGAGGTAGTTAGTGTTTTAATTGGAACTTTAAAAGTTAAAGCTTAGCATTCATGGGGATTTTCAAGGGAGAAATTAACTTGTACGACCAGGAGTAGAACAGGAAAGGACTGTTGTGTAATGGTTATATAGGATGAGAATCTGCTGGGGTTTAATTTTGATGTTGCCACTGTGGTACATTTTGGGCAATTAATTTACCTGCTGATCCTCACTTTCCCTATCTCTAAAAGCAGCAGTATTCAACTTCGGGACTGGGGGGTAGAAGGGAGAGAAGCTTAATCATTAATAGAAAGTATCAAAACTCTTTACAAACTGTTCTATATTTTAACGAATAAATACTGTGCTCTTTCTAGTTGACTTTGCTTTATGGCTCTCATTTCAACTGTAACTGATCACATGTATATTTTAGGTCAGTTATTCCTGACCTTTTTTAGCTCAAATCACCTGTTGttatctttttctctgctgtctaCTCCTTCCTACCACTTTGGCCACTTTTTCACTCCCACCAGTAGTAGCAGCCTCTTTGTGGTTTTGAAGAGCTTTTCACCTCACTGCTGAAACTTTGCCAGACCTTTAGACACTATGCAAGCGCTTACATACTCTGCATGCTGAAAAGGGAGCTCAAGTCTGCCCTTaggtaaggagaaaaaatagcCTTAGATCATGACCAGTGGTCCTTCTCATGGCTATAAACATCTGTAGTTCACTTCTGAGTATGTGCCCCTTGGTTATTTATATTAGCAATAGTGCACTCTGAAATCTTGTTAAAGTTTTCTCTTCAACTTTGATCTCTAGCTAGGATCATGTGGAAAGCCGGTGCAtgtgcttttaattttcattaggtgtttttcctctctccatAGGCATTTGTTAAAATGGTTGCACACCACGTTTCCTTCCTAGAAGAGCAAGTACTTAAAGCAGAGAAGAGCCACAGCACCTTTCTTAATACTGtttgcaaattatttcagtgtgcAACTATCTcgtcatttaaaaatgtatttttcaagttGCTTCCAGCAGATGGGAAAGTGGTGTTAAATATCATTTCTGTATCAAATGTGGCCTTACAGCAGATTTAAGTGGTATAAAAGAACTAGCTTCAGTTTGCTTCTGTAAAGggatattattattttacatttttaaaaattttcaataattttcgggttttttttgaagggaTGCTGCTTAGATATTGAATAGTTTCAGCAGTAATTTTTGAAGATCTGTATATTTTGCTCCTGAATGAAAGGATTTTCTCTGTACGTGTATATGCAAATAGAAAGCTTGTTATGCGTCATCTTGCAGTGAGACACCTGAGCATAGATTGTTCTTTCTATTTAGTCTTTGGTTTTATGTCAATTACGTCAAAATTACGTTATAGGGTCATCCATGGATGAGCACTAGAGAGGGTGAGAACTCTTTCAGTGAGTTTTAGTGATATTTGCTCATAGAAGAATGTTGAGAGTCAGGGATAATGAGATCTGGTGACTTGAGGAAGCTTTACATAGTCTTCATCCTTTCTGTCCCTGTTCTTTTCCAAGAATGTCTTTGTACCGCTTACTTTTAcactctgttttccttctctgagtTCCCAGGTCATTCTCTAAATCTGTTGTTTCCCCAGCAATTTGTCATAATATACAGTTAGCCTTAACTGAATTCATTCCTTCCGTTCCTCCTTCTCCATCTTCATGTGGTATCCACCATGTGTTCAGTGTTAGTGTATCTCTATCAGGATCCTTGTTCTGGTCTCAACTACTtccctgctttcttttgttccttcttcGTTTCTGCCATTATGTTTCCTTCCTCATCTGTACCCGTATGCATAATACTGGGTAGGCAATAATACACAGGTGTCAGTGATCATGTAGGTGAAGCTGAACCACTTCAAATTTTTGTCTGGTGTGATAGCAAGCTCTGGAAGCTTCAGTTGCAGGAGAAGTCCAGTTCGGTTTCTGCAGATCCCGGACAAACTTTAACTGCTTAAAGGGAATAATGAATATTCAGTCTGGTTAACAGAGGTGTGGACAGGAGATTGACAGCTGAAGAAGAAATCGGTATGCACCAACTCTAGTGAATCTTTAGAAAACCACAGTTTATACAGACTCAGTAAAGAGTTGTAACTTGGCCAAATTTGGTAATATTTTCATAGGAATGGGAAAATATGTCCTGATACGCGGGTAGTTTACTGCCAACTTAAAATCTCTGCTGTAGCTTACGAAGGCATTGGAGCTTTTCAAAAGAGCTAAACAACACATACTTTTCCATAATTTCATTATCTGAATTGGCTTGGTTTTGTTCCCTGAAACTTTCCAAAAAAGTTAAACCTGCAGCAGATACGCAGTCTGGAAAATATATCAAAGCTGGAAGTTCTGCAAGGTTGGTCTGCCTATACAAATAATGTTGTATAACTGGGACGCCAATAAGAATGTGAAGGCCAGACTGTTTACTCAGAAGCTGGCTTGAGTGGGGCTTGAAGGACAGTATagtgttttcaaattttttttccttataattgcaaattttgaaatattgcaTAAATGTATATTCATGCTTGCAGGCATCTTGGAATGATAATATTAGTGGACAAAAGAACAAATAGTGAATGGTGTAGCTTCCTACTGTACTGATCTTATCCCTCCCTTCCATTCTTTCCCCCAGAAACAGTAAAACTGGAAAGCATGGCAAGGGAAGTCACAAGgctgaacacagaaaagaagTTCTCTCTCAgaaatttttaaacagatgaaGACTCAGCTTGAAGGAGGACAGGACAGAGATTTGTGGTTATTCTGTATGTGGAGCAGGTGAGTAGAGAATGATTATGCAGTCCCTCCTGTAATTCAAGTACTAGGGTCATCCAGTGAAATTATCAGCAGGCAGGTTCACAATACAAAAAGGGAGGTACTTACTTTACATGATGTTTTAATATGCCATGGAACTTATGTCCACAGTCTGTTATATATTCCCAAAGCAATCGGACAaattcatggggaaaaaaatccaggaatGGATACTAAACAAGGTATTTGTTCTTCAGCCACAAATTCTTGATGACTGGGAAATAAGTCTGTGTATTTACCCTGTAAACCTTTCCCTAGGCAATTCCTTCAATAGGTCACCACTTGAGAGGGATTATTTGGCTGCACAGACCTTTGAATGATTCAGTATAGCTGCTTGTTTATAAATTTGACATTGTGATTGTACTATAAATTCTGGCTCTGAATGGCAATGCTCTGTGTTGATAAGGAGTTACTTCTAGTAGAAGTGTGCAGGAAGGGACCAAATTGTTTAAGAACATCAATGGAGTTTGAATTTCTacagcagctttccttttgctttcactgttgCCTGAAACCTAGGAAGATCCCTTCCAACTGTCTTAAGTTTCCATATGCTCTCCAAATCTGATTCTTTCTAGTTGCCCATCCCTTTTCCCTTGTTATGTAGAATGTCACTGCAGAGATGCCCCTTTGCCATCTTTTGCCATTTGAAAATTAGGACCGCCCTGACCATTTTTGTACGTGCGTTTAACTTGTTCTTAAATGATAGTATCCAACTTGTGTATCTTCTCTCCATAGCCTTGGTCAGACTGGGTCAAAAAAGTTTGAGAGTGCCCCTCTCTCTTAGTAgagtgtgtgcatgtatatgtatTTCAGCTaagttttttcctgttctaaTTAAACATAGATGCTATTTTAATGCAAGGGAAACATCATTCTCAGtgttttgcaaatatatttcaagGTGCAGAAAAGTCCTGTAATGCTtgtctttttcatctttcactGGTTTTTTTGGGATATTTGGAAAGTTGTTTCATATAGACATCCAGTGCACAGAAACACTGGGAACGATATCTAATCTGTGGGAGAAAACTGTGTAATCAGAATTCACTCTTTGTGTTAGGAATATCCAGATGTggtctgaaaagaaacaacctTATACTAAATGTAAATGACAAATACGACTAGGTAAGTCTTGACAGGTTGTAAGAACGTAACACCT
Encoded here:
- the BCAS4 gene encoding breast carcinoma-amplified sequence 4, coding for MLRPGERSEPRAGAAAAESGAGRLALCLPGEKTRSDTSEILDETILLIKDKVVEMNRIYAKVDKLEAFVKMVAHHVSFLEEQVLKAEKSHSTFLNTVCKLFQCATISSFKNVFFKLLPADGKVVLNIISVSNVALQQI